In the genome of Apostichopus japonicus isolate 1M-3 chromosome 15, ASM3797524v1, whole genome shotgun sequence, one region contains:
- the LOC139981260 gene encoding salivary peroxidase/catechol oxidase-like, with protein MFIFRTSRTGHHTMVALLLLCVLPLSAAFRHFAEDSDRIPSEVHLFFSKYVEDNAVGSRRHKRAEEFGDRVRALEDLIIANPNDPAIQIETSSICDDRAYQSPAPGDCDATSPYRTIDGSCNNLQNPFWGKSMTPFKRLLPARYPDNVRSFRLSVTGTALPSARAVTLGIASTNNVVDPARGSDMIMHFGQLVDHDMDQAPVEAEVCSGCNPTDVCFPIDVPANDPIIPPPCFMFRRSLPTINRNCLQGPRNQINQITSFVDGSMIYGNNAGREAMLREPTGGKLITVDLGSMLNTLPNDVNNAMCAVAVPDQKCALSGDGRTAEQPGLTSLHVMFVREHNRIATDLAKLNPHWLHERLYQETRRIVVAIWQHIVYNEYLPLMLGADHMTNYRLKIDKSSHFRYRYDPTVDPAVTHQFATATFRNGHSQINEAMLRLDQDFNSLATPVPLKLGFFNATWAYDVVSGGLESILLGTLVTPVQKVDNNFAEAVKHQLFANPNQNFGMDLPAINIHRGRDHGILTYNDGRELCGLGRVTTFAQLRGTIPDAVVDRIAATYAHPDDIDLFVGSFAETPIPGGLQGPTSSCLVAREFNRVKFGDRFWYENLEGPGAFNKEQLTEIKKSTLARLICDNTYSAKFIQPYVFRLSDSSSKNCIYRSFAEFSQSENFPATDGSLPGFSNKLVRCDNVNAIPRVHLWPWKETNVKTEL; from the exons ATGTTCATCTTTCGCACTAGCCGGACAGGTCATCATACGAT GGTGGCACTTCTGTTACTATGTGTTTTACCATTGAGTGCAGCATTCCGTCATTTTGCTGAAGACTCAG ATCGTATTCCTAGTGAAGTTCATCTCTTTTTTTCGAAGTACGTTGAAGATAATGCGGTAGGCTCCAGGAGACATAAAAGAGCAGAGGAATTTGGAGATCGTGTTAGAGCGCTAGAGGATTTAATCATAGCAAATCCAAACGACCCTGC AATTCAAATCGAAACCAGCTCTATATGTGACGACCGAGCATACCAATCCCCTGCGCCTGGAGATTGCGACGCGACGAGTCCGTATCGTACCATCGACGGGTCTTGCAACAATTTACagaatccattttggggcaaatCGATGACGCCTTTCAAACGCCTGCTACCAGCCCGATATCCAGATA ATGTGAGGTCCTTTCGATTATCCGTAACGGGGACTGCCCTTCCCTCAGCCAGAGCCGTGACTCTTGGAATTGCATCAACGAATAACGTTGTTGATCCTGCGAGGGGATCAGATATGATCATGCACTTTGGACAACTCGTAGATCATGATATGGATCAAGCACCAGTTGAAGCAG AGGTCTGTTCGGGATGTAACCCCACCGATGTATGTTTTCCAATCGACGTACCGGCCAATGACCCGATCATACCCCCTCCATGTTTCATGTTCCGTCGGTCACTACCGACCATCAACCGTAACTGCTTACAGGGTCCTAGAAATCAAATTAACCAGATCACATCGTTCGTAGATGGTTCTATGATCTATGGGAACAACGCCGGGCGGGAAGCGATGCTACGAGAACCAACGGGCG GAAAACTGATAACTGTAGACTTAGGTTCAATGCTAAACACCTTACCCAATGACGTCAATAACGCGATGTGCGCAGTCGCAGTCCCGGACCAGAAATGCGCTCTAAGCGGTGACGGACGGACAGCCGAGCAACCGGGTCTGACCAGTTTGCACGTCATGTTTGTGCGAGAACATAACCGAATCGCTACGGACTTGGCGAAACTAAATCCACATTGGCTACACGAACGGTTATATCAAGAAACTCGACGAATCGTTGTGGCGATTTGGCAGCACATAGTGTACAACGAATATCTACCCTTGATGTTAGGAGCCGATCATATGACCAATTATCGCTTGAAGATTGATAAGTCAAGCCATTTCCGATACCGATATGATCCAACC GTCGACCCAGCAGTGACTCACCAATTCGCAACAGCTACCTTTCGCAACGGTCATAGCCAAATCAATGAAGCCATGCTTCGGTTAGATCAGGATTTTAATAGTTTGGCAACTCCAGTACCCTTGAAGTTAGGTTTCTTTAATGCTACGTGGGCATACGACGTTGTCAGTGGCGGCCTTGAGTCGATCCTGCTTGGAACACTGGTGACACCAGTCCAGAAAGTTGATAACAACTTTGCGGAAGCTGTCAAACACCAGTTATTTGCAAATCCGAATCAAAA TTTTGGGATGGATCTACCGGCCATAAACATACACAGAGGACGCGACCATGGTATCTTAACGTACAATGACGGGAGAGAGCTCTGCGGACTGGGTAGGGTTACTACGTTTGCACAACTTCGAGGGACCATCCCCGATGCCGTTGTAGATAGAATTGCTGCAACTTATGC tcacCCAGACGATATAGATCTATTCGTTGGTTCCTTCGCCGAGACACCAATTCCCGGCGGTTTACAAGGCCCTACTTCATCGTGCCTCGTCGCCAGGGAATTCAACAGGGTGAAATTTGGCGATCGATTTTGGTACGAAAACCTTGAAGGTCCCGGAGCATTCAATAAGG aGCAACTCACTGAGATAAAGAAGTCGACGTTGGCGCGGTTAATTTGCGACAATACCTATTCAGCTAAATTTATTCAGCCTTACGTGTTCCGCCTGTCCGATAGTTCGTCGAAGAATTG CATATACCGCTCCTTCGCTGAATTCAGCCAATCGGAGAATTTCCCAGCAACGGATGGTTCCCTTCCCGGTTTTTCGAATAAATTGGTCCGTTGTGACAATGTTAATGCCATACCAAGGGTACATCTATGGCCTTGGAAAGAAACAAACGTGAAAACCGAATTGTAA